Proteins encoded by one window of Porphyromonas vaginalis:
- a CDS encoding ABC-F family ATP-binding cassette domain-containing protein, giving the protein MIIVNDLTIQFGKRVLFADVNLKFTPGNCYGIIGANGAGKSTMLRMISGELDPTRGSVTFGPDERLSVLSQDHFAFDEYTVIDTVLMGHDKLWQIMKEKDAIYAKEDFSDEDGVKAAELEEQFANLDGWNAESEAAALLSGLGIKEDLHYRLMGDISGKQKVRVLLARCLFGKPDNLLLDEPTNDLDLETVSWLEDYLSETESTVLVVSHDRHFLDAVSTHTVDIDFGKVRLFAGNYSYWYESSQLALRQQQQQNKKLEEKKKELEEFIRRFSANVAKSKQTTSRKKMLERLDINEIEPSSRRYPGILFQPEREPGNKVLEVNDLSAVTDEGEVLFKGLTFNVERDDKIVFISHDPRAMTALFEIINGNRKAQQGSYEWGQTITTAYLPLDNSAYFDTDMTILDWLGQFAKDTNDVYLKGFLGRMLFSGEEVNKRASVLSGGEKMRCMISRMMLPPGANVLILDTPTNHLDLESIQAFNNTLISFKGNVLFSSHDHEFIRTVANRVIELTPNGIIDRIINYDDYITDPKVAELREKYYNA; this is encoded by the coding sequence ATGATTATAGTCAACGACCTCACGATACAGTTTGGCAAGCGCGTGCTCTTTGCCGACGTCAACCTTAAGTTTACCCCGGGCAACTGCTACGGCATCATCGGTGCCAACGGTGCCGGCAAGTCGACCATGCTCCGTATGATTAGCGGTGAGCTAGATCCGACACGTGGCTCTGTCACCTTCGGACCCGATGAGCGACTCTCGGTGCTGAGTCAGGATCACTTCGCCTTCGACGAGTACACCGTCATCGACACCGTCCTGATGGGGCATGACAAGCTCTGGCAGATTATGAAGGAGAAGGACGCTATCTACGCTAAGGAGGACTTTTCTGACGAAGATGGTGTCAAGGCGGCTGAGCTGGAGGAGCAGTTTGCCAACCTCGATGGGTGGAACGCTGAGAGCGAGGCGGCAGCCCTCTTGAGCGGTCTCGGCATCAAGGAGGATTTGCACTACCGCCTGATGGGCGACATTAGCGGTAAGCAGAAGGTGCGTGTGCTGCTAGCACGCTGTCTCTTTGGCAAGCCGGACAACCTGCTCCTCGATGAGCCGACCAACGACCTAGACCTAGAGACCGTCTCCTGGCTCGAGGACTACCTCTCCGAGACTGAGAGCACCGTCCTCGTGGTGAGCCACGACCGACACTTCCTCGATGCTGTGTCGACCCACACGGTGGATATAGACTTTGGCAAGGTGAGACTCTTCGCCGGCAACTACAGTTACTGGTACGAGTCTAGCCAGTTGGCACTCAGACAGCAACAGCAGCAGAATAAGAAGCTCGAGGAGAAGAAGAAAGAGCTCGAGGAGTTCATCCGTCGCTTTAGTGCCAACGTGGCAAAGAGCAAGCAGACGACCAGCCGCAAGAAGATGCTGGAGCGTCTCGACATCAACGAGATCGAGCCGTCGTCACGCCGCTACCCAGGCATCCTCTTCCAGCCTGAGCGTGAGCCTGGCAATAAGGTGCTAGAGGTCAACGATCTCTCGGCTGTGACAGACGAGGGGGAGGTACTCTTCAAGGGGTTGACCTTCAATGTGGAGCGAGACGACAAGATCGTCTTCATCAGCCACGACCCACGTGCTATGACGGCACTCTTTGAGATCATCAATGGCAACCGCAAGGCGCAGCAAGGTAGCTACGAGTGGGGACAGACGATCACGACCGCCTATCTGCCACTGGACAACAGTGCTTACTTCGACACCGATATGACCATTTTGGACTGGCTCGGACAGTTTGCCAAGGATACGAACGATGTCTACCTCAAGGGCTTCCTAGGGCGTATGCTCTTCAGCGGTGAGGAGGTGAACAAGCGCGCCTCGGTCCTCTCGGGAGGTGAGAAGATGCGCTGCATGATCAGCCGTATGATGCTCCCCCCAGGGGCTAATGTGCTGATCCTCGACACACCGACGAACCACCTGGACCTAGAGTCGATTCAGGCGTTCAACAACACGCTTATCTCCTTCAAGGGGAATGTGCTCTTCTCGAGCCACGACCACGAGTTCATCCGCACGGTGGCAAATCGTGTCATCGAGCTCACTCCAAATGGGATCATCGACCGCATCATCAACTACGACGACTACATCACCGATCCAAAGGTCGCTGAGCTACGCGAGAAGTACTACAACGCATAA
- the def gene encoding peptide deformylase — MAKTLPIYLYGQPVLRNMSEDITPDYPNLSELIEDMWQTMYESDGIGLAAPQIGRNIRLQVIDATPLAEEYPECAKLKLVMINAHMRSLSEETCSEAEGCLSLPGINERVVRPKSIVVDYMNEQFEPQHLELSGFAARVVQHEYDHLDGKLFVDHISAMRKRLIKKKLQHIADGRVRVDYPVMRNPIH, encoded by the coding sequence ATGGCTAAGACCTTACCTATATACCTTTACGGACAACCAGTGCTTCGCAACATGAGCGAGGATATAACGCCTGACTACCCGAACCTCTCAGAGCTGATCGAAGATATGTGGCAGACGATGTACGAGAGCGACGGCATCGGGCTGGCAGCTCCACAGATCGGGCGCAACATACGTCTTCAGGTGATCGACGCGACACCTCTGGCTGAGGAGTACCCTGAGTGTGCCAAGCTCAAGCTAGTCATGATCAATGCGCACATGCGCTCCCTGAGTGAGGAGACTTGCTCGGAGGCTGAGGGTTGTCTGAGCTTGCCTGGCATTAACGAGCGGGTCGTACGACCTAAGTCGATCGTGGTGGACTATATGAATGAGCAGTTTGAGCCACAGCACCTAGAGCTCTCGGGCTTTGCCGCTCGGGTGGTGCAGCATGAGTACGATCACCTAGATGGCAAGCTCTTTGTGGATCATATCTCGGCGATGCGTAAGCGCTTGATCAAAAAGAAGCTACAGCATATAGCCGACGGGCGGGTACGTGTCGACTATCCCGTCATGCGCAATCCGATACATTAG
- a CDS encoding ABC transporter ATP-binding protein, translating to MRQFLKLFGKYIRPYRHYVTGGIIANILSALLNLLAFSLIMPILRILFGMDQTTPVYHALDGINWLRPSEWSVAIDYIVGNFNYYVYQLIQQYGPARTLLLLCIYLVVMTLIKVGVTYGGIYMLVPIRTGVVKDLRNEFNAKLLRLPISLISEERKGDLLARFSGDVAEIEYSIINLLESLIKNPILIIIYLVALFAISWELTLFVLIVLPIAGYVMGAVGKRLKRDSLEGQTQWGRLMSMVEETLSGLRIIKAFNAEQQISDRFTKANEQYRRTISQVYARQGLAHPMSEFLGTTAIAIILWYGGNLIFAGDSSITADAFIYYLVVFYSIINPAKELSRASYSIQKGLASMTRIQTILDYPERITDPAEPLPVTFERSISYEDVSFRYQEPWILRHLNLTIPKGQMIALVGASGAGKSTLVDLLPRFYDVTSGRITIDGTDIRQVRASELRELIGYVNQTPILFNDTIRNNITFGMERAVSDEEVRTAAEAANATEFIDQLPEGLEYNIGDGGSKLSGGQRQRLSIARALLKDSPILILDEATSALDNVSEQLVQEAIQRLVSDRTTIVIAHRLSTIMHADLICVMQEGQIVEQGTHAELLERGGLYAQLYQIQFKE from the coding sequence GTGAGACAGTTCCTCAAGCTCTTCGGCAAGTATATCCGCCCCTACCGTCACTACGTGACAGGAGGCATCATCGCCAACATACTCTCGGCGCTGCTCAACCTGCTCGCCTTCTCGCTTATCATGCCGATCCTGCGCATCCTCTTTGGCATGGATCAGACCACACCCGTCTACCATGCGCTCGACGGCATCAATTGGTTACGGCCCTCGGAGTGGAGCGTGGCGATAGACTATATCGTGGGCAACTTCAACTACTACGTCTACCAGCTCATCCAGCAGTACGGCCCCGCTCGCACGCTACTCCTCCTCTGCATCTACCTCGTCGTCATGACACTCATCAAGGTCGGCGTCACCTATGGTGGCATCTATATGCTCGTGCCGATCCGTACAGGCGTGGTCAAGGATCTGCGCAATGAGTTCAATGCCAAGCTCCTCCGGCTGCCTATCTCATTGATCAGCGAAGAGCGCAAAGGCGACCTCCTCGCCCGCTTCTCGGGAGATGTTGCCGAGATCGAGTACTCCATCATCAACCTCCTAGAGAGTCTCATCAAGAACCCCATCCTCATCATCATCTACCTCGTAGCGCTCTTTGCGATCAGTTGGGAGCTCACCCTCTTCGTCCTCATCGTCCTGCCGATAGCCGGTTACGTCATGGGAGCCGTGGGCAAGCGACTCAAGCGAGACAGCCTCGAGGGGCAGACGCAGTGGGGACGACTCATGAGCATGGTCGAGGAGACCCTCTCGGGGCTGCGCATCATCAAGGCGTTCAATGCGGAGCAACAGATCTCTGACCGCTTTACTAAAGCCAACGAACAGTATCGACGCACCATCTCGCAGGTCTATGCCAGGCAAGGCTTAGCGCACCCCATGAGCGAGTTCCTCGGCACCACAGCCATTGCGATCATCCTCTGGTACGGCGGTAACTTGATCTTTGCAGGCGATAGCTCCATCACGGCCGATGCTTTCATCTACTACCTCGTAGTCTTCTACAGCATCATCAATCCCGCCAAAGAGCTAAGCCGTGCCTCCTATTCGATCCAAAAGGGGCTCGCCTCGATGACTCGCATACAAACCATCCTCGACTACCCCGAGCGCATCACAGATCCCGCGGAGCCACTGCCCGTTACCTTTGAGCGGAGTATCTCTTACGAAGATGTCTCCTTCCGCTACCAAGAACCCTGGATCCTACGCCACCTCAACCTCACCATACCTAAAGGTCAAATGATCGCACTCGTGGGAGCCTCTGGTGCCGGCAAGAGTACGCTCGTAGACCTGCTGCCCCGCTTCTACGACGTCACCTCAGGGCGCATCACTATCGACGGCACCGACATACGGCAGGTACGGGCGAGCGAACTAAGAGAGCTCATAGGCTATGTCAATCAGACGCCGATCCTCTTCAACGATACGATACGCAACAACATCACCTTCGGCATGGAGCGCGCCGTCAGCGACGAGGAGGTGCGCACTGCTGCTGAGGCAGCCAATGCGACCGAGTTCATCGACCAGCTCCCCGAGGGACTCGAGTACAACATCGGTGACGGCGGCAGCAAGCTCAGTGGCGGGCAGCGTCAGCGCCTCAGCATAGCACGAGCTCTGCTCAAGGACTCGCCCATCCTCATTCTCGACGAGGCGACCTCGGCGCTCGACAATGTCTCCGAGCAACTAGTCCAGGAGGCTATCCAGCGTCTCGTCAGCGACCGCACCACCATCGTCATCGCCCACCGCCTCTCCACGATTATGCACGCAGACCTCATCTGCGTCATGCAGGAGGGGCAGATCGTCGAGCAAGGCACCCACGCAGAGCTGCTCGAGCGCGGCGGACTCTACGCCCAGCTCTACCAGATACAGTTCAAGGAGTAA
- a CDS encoding IS3 family transposase: MKEEKSNRGRKGYPLDFKWRVIDDLLATGESIATTSQRYGITTRTIRNWLRTFGVELPNQSSSSTMSKTNKNKDVDPEYAELKRENARLKAALFQAESKALVNKTLLEEVLNRYHIDLKKKDRFAAVKTLESAKVRGQKLSITYLCQLLEVSRKGYYKHTFTEQDEDVKVASVLHYCQYVRGQLPKAGVDTLQQCANEYFKGTFQVGRDWLYKVLGANDMLLRSRKRKRPPQTTKGVVNHGFQDHLNTTPKYIATDHCRLTVSDITYVKCLGGFAYLSLTMDAYSRIITGFDLQPTLSTEGPYNALRQTVDFYQKHGFDLKGLIFHSDRGCQYVSKQMTDYEASLGIVTSVTQTGNPLHNAMAERLNGIIKNDWLYNFEDKPIDQVREILSQTIALYNTARPHRAINKKTPMQMLIPDYPNPITTQPSKKQTSKNNSPKAPSLKSPSSCRLTPHKDLSLCTSAVKTTTSRVPQQEQN, encoded by the coding sequence ATGAAAGAAGAAAAAAGTAACCGAGGACGAAAGGGATATCCCCTAGATTTCAAGTGGAGAGTCATTGATGACCTCCTAGCCACTGGCGAGAGCATCGCCACGACCAGCCAGCGCTACGGCATTACCACACGCACCATTCGAAATTGGTTGCGTACCTTTGGAGTAGAGTTACCCAACCAAAGCAGCAGTAGCACTATGAGCAAGACAAACAAGAACAAAGACGTAGATCCAGAGTACGCAGAACTCAAGCGCGAAAACGCTCGCCTCAAAGCAGCCCTCTTCCAGGCTGAGAGCAAGGCCTTAGTCAATAAGACACTACTCGAAGAGGTCTTGAATCGCTACCATATTGATCTAAAAAAAAAAGACCGATTTGCAGCCGTGAAAACGCTTGAATCCGCCAAAGTGAGAGGTCAAAAGCTCTCCATAACCTACCTTTGTCAGCTACTAGAAGTCAGCCGCAAAGGCTACTACAAGCACACCTTCACAGAGCAAGACGAAGATGTCAAAGTAGCCTCCGTCCTACACTATTGCCAGTATGTGCGCGGTCAACTCCCCAAAGCAGGCGTAGACACCCTCCAGCAGTGTGCCAACGAATACTTCAAAGGGACCTTCCAAGTAGGTCGCGACTGGCTATACAAAGTATTAGGAGCCAACGACATGCTACTGAGAAGTCGCAAGCGCAAGCGTCCACCCCAGACGACCAAGGGCGTGGTCAATCACGGCTTCCAAGACCACCTGAACACCACCCCTAAATACATCGCCACAGACCATTGCCGGCTCACCGTCTCAGACATAACCTACGTCAAATGTTTAGGGGGCTTCGCATATCTCTCCCTGACGATGGACGCTTATAGCCGCATCATCACCGGCTTTGACCTGCAGCCCACGCTCTCCACAGAGGGCCCCTACAACGCACTAAGACAGACCGTTGACTTCTACCAGAAGCATGGCTTTGACCTCAAAGGGCTCATCTTCCATAGCGACCGAGGCTGTCAATATGTCTCCAAGCAGATGACCGACTACGAGGCCAGCCTAGGCATCGTAACCAGTGTCACCCAGACAGGCAACCCTCTCCACAACGCTATGGCAGAGCGACTTAACGGGATCATCAAGAACGACTGGCTCTACAACTTCGAGGATAAGCCCATAGATCAAGTTCGAGAGATCCTCTCGCAAACGATTGCTCTCTATAACACAGCGCGTCCTCATCGAGCCATCAACAAGAAGACTCCGATGCAGATGCTCATACCAGATTACCCCAACCCTATAACCACACAACCCTCTAAGAAACAGACATCTAAGAACAATTCACCAAAAGCTCCGAGCCTCAAATCTCCGAGCTCATGCCGCTTAACTCCACACAAAGACCTATCTTTGTGTACCTCCGCAGTAAAAACGACCACAAGTCGTGTACCCCAGCAAGAGCAAAACTAA
- a CDS encoding helix-turn-helix transcriptional regulator yields the protein MALFDPPEHLSCHHYATQANTGWILVDGSELQLYQGETEYHSVLFCIQGSARLASGDDLCELHVGQMKFIPRGSSVHAALSRDCMLLSAYFDILDFLCDKITLQQLKELKETVTYNPDPLEVRGAIPSMLATLKVYLEDKALCAYLHELKVKELFWNLRAYYSREELAAFFSPVLGVSKFHNDVINAFTCNIRVADLAERVYMATSTFYKQFREEFGESPEQWIRTQSNKQILFLIQDYDLTIGEIAARLSFGSPSSFSRYCSQNYGYSPTALRKALKNGVTSEELLQAAHKE from the coding sequence ATGGCTCTATTCGATCCGCCTGAACATCTCTCTTGCCATCACTATGCCACACAAGCCAATACTGGCTGGATACTGGTCGATGGCTCTGAGCTGCAACTATATCAAGGTGAGACTGAGTACCACTCTGTCCTCTTCTGCATACAAGGCTCCGCGCGTCTAGCTAGTGGAGACGATCTGTGTGAGCTACATGTGGGGCAAATGAAGTTTATCCCTCGCGGCTCCTCTGTACATGCAGCCTTGAGTCGTGACTGCATGTTGCTGAGTGCTTACTTTGACATTCTAGACTTCCTCTGTGACAAGATCACTCTGCAGCAGCTCAAGGAGCTCAAGGAGACGGTCACATACAATCCTGATCCTCTAGAGGTGCGGGGAGCTATACCCTCTATGCTCGCTACACTGAAGGTCTACCTTGAAGACAAGGCCCTTTGTGCCTATCTGCATGAACTCAAGGTCAAGGAGCTCTTTTGGAATCTACGGGCCTACTATAGCCGTGAGGAGCTGGCTGCTTTCTTTTCTCCCGTGCTAGGGGTGTCGAAGTTTCACAATGATGTGATCAATGCCTTCACGTGCAATATTCGAGTCGCTGACCTTGCGGAGCGAGTCTATATGGCTACATCGACATTTTACAAGCAGTTTAGGGAGGAATTTGGGGAGTCCCCTGAGCAGTGGATTCGCACGCAGAGCAATAAGCAGATCCTATTCCTCATCCAGGACTATGATCTGACCATCGGAGAGATTGCTGCTAGACTATCTTTTGGCTCGCCATCGAGCTTCTCACGCTACTGCTCCCAAAACTACGGCTACTCGCCTACAGCCCTGCGTAAGGCACTCAAAAATGGAGTCACCTCTGAAGAGTTACTGCAGGCGGCTCACAAAGAGTAG
- a CDS encoding tetratricopeptide repeat protein has product MRPLLRSLSLLLCTLCVWSATLWSQIDTERVMTIGRNAIGFKDYVVAIEHFNQVIEVSPTMADPYYYRAFAKLMLGDYAGAERDATLCLERNPFLSRAYMVRGAARHNLQHYAEAATDYAQALKITPDDFYLSFNLAGSLYGAEQYERADSAAHALTQRHPKEARGYFLAAEIALRRQDTVAAEGRIAEGLAIDSLSAAPYRMLSTIAYLRGDYEGALRYHDKSIEQEPGQASDYINRGLTRYKLKEYRGAMEDYNQALLLTPHDAVARHNRALLRIEVGDLQGAREDLLEVVRLQPTNLTAHFNLALVQTQTGQYREAIETLDYILGRRPEFLSGYYQRSEVKRLLGDAAGADRDYWFAYKLERGQVKAPKPTIADSTASSVASEELYALDHHAELQSASSDATPSSITTGGNSLRGSIQEQATSSEACPAYELTYFVQKSHDKLLPRSNFSAELEAYNERTGYQPRLLLAVGTQSLDSTQLHVVLEDIARLQASGVEQTADWHLRMGIDKLLLRDIGEAVSQFNACLELAPQQPLALLALTTARLMQAETLTDAKQQTIMYDLAMRQLTTAIGHAPQIGYLYYNRAHLHQSLGHRDQAIADYTKAIELLPQAGEAYYNRALLLEQQGQHEQAIDDLSRAGELGIYQAYSLIHTIQTR; this is encoded by the coding sequence ATGCGCCCGCTACTACGATCACTTTCTTTGCTGCTCTGCACGCTCTGTGTGTGGAGTGCTACGCTCTGGTCGCAGATAGATACAGAGCGGGTGATGACGATCGGGCGCAATGCGATCGGCTTCAAGGACTATGTGGTCGCCATCGAGCACTTTAACCAAGTGATTGAGGTGTCGCCTACGATGGCCGATCCGTACTACTACAGAGCTTTTGCGAAGCTTATGCTGGGCGACTATGCGGGTGCCGAGCGAGACGCGACGCTCTGCCTGGAGCGCAACCCTTTCCTCTCTAGAGCCTACATGGTACGGGGGGCGGCACGGCACAATCTGCAGCACTATGCGGAGGCGGCGACAGACTATGCGCAAGCGCTCAAGATCACGCCAGACGACTTTTACCTCTCGTTCAACTTAGCGGGCTCGCTCTACGGAGCCGAGCAGTATGAGCGTGCCGACTCGGCAGCACACGCCTTGACGCAGCGTCACCCGAAGGAGGCGCGAGGCTACTTCCTCGCAGCGGAGATAGCTTTGCGACGGCAAGACACAGTCGCGGCGGAGGGACGGATAGCCGAGGGCTTGGCGATAGACTCGCTGAGCGCTGCGCCTTATCGGATGCTCTCGACGATTGCTTACCTGCGGGGAGACTACGAGGGGGCGCTACGCTATCACGACAAGAGCATAGAGCAGGAGCCAGGCCAAGCTAGCGACTACATCAATCGTGGACTGACACGCTACAAGCTGAAAGAGTACCGCGGTGCTATGGAGGACTACAATCAGGCACTCCTCCTAACGCCTCACGATGCGGTCGCTCGCCACAACCGCGCCTTGCTACGTATCGAGGTGGGCGACCTGCAGGGAGCTCGCGAAGATCTGCTAGAGGTGGTGCGTCTGCAGCCGACCAATCTGACGGCACACTTTAACTTAGCTTTGGTACAGACTCAGACGGGACAGTATCGTGAGGCGATCGAGACGCTAGACTATATATTAGGCCGTCGACCTGAGTTCCTCTCGGGTTACTATCAGCGCTCGGAGGTGAAGCGTCTGCTCGGGGATGCTGCTGGAGCCGACAGAGACTACTGGTTCGCCTACAAGCTAGAGCGTGGGCAGGTCAAAGCACCTAAGCCAACCATTGCCGACAGCACCGCTTCGAGTGTGGCTAGCGAAGAACTATACGCACTAGATCATCACGCAGAGCTACAGTCTGCGAGCAGCGACGCGACGCCCTCTTCGATTACTACGGGAGGCAATTCACTACGCGGATCGATCCAAGAACAAGCCACTTCGTCAGAGGCTTGCCCCGCTTACGAGCTGACCTACTTCGTGCAGAAGAGTCACGACAAGCTTTTGCCTCGCTCGAACTTTTCCGCAGAGCTAGAGGCGTACAATGAGCGCACGGGCTACCAGCCTCGTCTCTTGCTTGCCGTCGGCACGCAGTCGCTAGACAGTACGCAGCTCCATGTCGTGCTGGAGGATATAGCGCGCCTGCAGGCTAGTGGTGTAGAGCAGACGGCCGACTGGCACCTGCGTATGGGCATCGACAAGCTCCTGCTGCGAGACATCGGCGAGGCGGTCTCACAGTTCAACGCTTGTCTCGAGCTGGCTCCTCAGCAGCCACTCGCGCTTCTCGCACTGACCACGGCGCGCCTCATGCAGGCGGAGACGCTCACAGACGCTAAGCAGCAGACGATCATGTACGACTTGGCAATGCGTCAGCTCACTACAGCCATCGGCCATGCCCCGCAGATAGGCTATCTCTACTATAACCGTGCTCATCTGCACCAGTCGCTGGGACATAGAGACCAAGCTATCGCAGACTACACCAAGGCGATCGAGCTACTGCCCCAAGCTGGCGAAGCTTACTACAATCGTGCTCTGCTCCTGGAGCAGCAGGGACAGCATGAGCAGGCGATAGATGACCTGAGCCGTGCAGGTGAGCTGGGCATCTATCAGGCTTATTCTCTCATCCACACTATCCAGACACGCTGA
- a CDS encoding ABC-F family ATP-binding cassette domain-containing protein yields MISVQDLTVDFGKQLLFDSINFVISKGERVALVGHNGAGKSTLMKILVGIEQPTSGVVSRPRDLSIGYLPQVKELVDHTTLRAEVEEVFKDVQSLNDQYDRLSEELATRTDYDSPEYLELIERHGHLTDLIQMHHPSQYLAEMERTLLGLGFERSDFDRPTREFSGGWRMRIELAKVLLSNPDLLLLDEPTNHLDIESIDWLEHFLIARGVTLLLVSHDRTFLDNVTNRTIEIELGRIYDYKTSYSHYVTLREERLEQQKRAYENQQKKIQDIESFVERFRYKPTKSAQVQSRIKQLDKIEEIELDEIDTRHINFTFPMAGRSGDYPVIIEELDKSYGSLSVLRGVSMTIKRGEKVAFVGKNGSGKSTLMRCIMGQEEYTGKLQIGHGVEVAYFSQNRAQELPANQTIRDAIDSLARGDMRLHINDMLGAFLFGGEVADKPISVLSGGERARVAIMQMLLEPANLLILDEPTNHLDIRTKEILKRAIAAFPGTVIVVSHDRYFLSGLVDRIFSFSHGAVRECMDGLDGYLATLHEELNQQPSTNSQQPTANRQPQLDYQQQKEQQKRLRTLRRTAESLGEQLEQLKKSLAELELQIATAATPQLIDQYTQVNKEIQEITPQWEEAEFALMEYEEEIQQ; encoded by the coding sequence ATGATATCCGTTCAAGACCTTACGGTAGACTTTGGTAAGCAACTCCTCTTTGACTCGATCAACTTTGTCATCAGCAAAGGCGAGCGAGTCGCACTCGTTGGGCACAACGGGGCGGGTAAGTCAACCTTGATGAAGATCCTCGTCGGCATCGAGCAACCGACGAGCGGTGTCGTCAGCCGCCCCCGAGACCTCTCCATAGGGTACCTACCACAGGTCAAAGAGCTTGTCGACCACACCACGCTGCGTGCGGAGGTTGAGGAGGTCTTTAAGGATGTGCAGTCGCTCAATGATCAGTACGACCGTCTGAGCGAAGAGCTAGCGACACGCACCGACTACGACTCGCCCGAGTATCTAGAGCTGATCGAGCGTCACGGACATCTCACCGACCTGATACAGATGCATCACCCGTCGCAGTACCTTGCCGAGATGGAGCGGACGCTCCTCGGACTAGGCTTCGAGCGGAGCGACTTCGACCGGCCGACGCGTGAGTTCTCCGGCGGGTGGCGTATGCGTATTGAGCTGGCGAAAGTGCTGCTGAGCAATCCCGATCTGCTCCTCCTCGATGAGCCAACGAACCACCTAGACATCGAGTCCATCGACTGGCTCGAGCACTTCCTCATCGCCCGTGGGGTCACGCTCCTGCTTGTCTCGCACGACCGCACCTTCCTCGACAACGTCACCAACCGCACCATCGAGATCGAGCTGGGACGCATCTACGACTACAAGACCTCTTATAGCCACTACGTCACGCTACGTGAGGAGCGTCTGGAGCAGCAGAAGCGAGCTTACGAGAATCAGCAGAAGAAGATCCAAGACATCGAGTCCTTCGTCGAGCGTTTTCGCTACAAGCCGACGAAGAGCGCACAGGTGCAGAGCCGCATCAAGCAGCTAGACAAGATCGAGGAGATCGAGCTCGACGAGATAGACACACGGCACATCAACTTCACCTTCCCGATGGCGGGGCGCAGTGGCGACTACCCAGTCATCATCGAGGAGCTGGACAAGAGCTACGGCTCCCTCTCGGTGCTACGAGGCGTCTCGATGACCATCAAGCGTGGTGAAAAGGTCGCCTTCGTCGGGAAGAACGGCTCCGGCAAGTCAACCCTCATGCGCTGCATCATGGGACAAGAGGAGTACACCGGCAAGCTCCAGATAGGGCATGGCGTAGAGGTCGCTTACTTCTCTCAGAATAGGGCGCAGGAGCTACCTGCCAACCAGACCATCCGAGACGCTATCGACAGCTTGGCGCGTGGCGATATGAGACTACATATCAATGATATGCTGGGTGCCTTCCTCTTTGGCGGGGAGGTAGCCGACAAGCCGATCAGCGTACTCAGTGGTGGCGAGCGCGCTCGTGTCGCTATCATGCAGATGCTCCTAGAGCCGGCCAACCTGCTCATCCTCGATGAGCCGACCAACCATCTGGACATCCGAACCAAAGAGATCCTCAAGCGAGCCATCGCAGCCTTCCCTGGGACGGTCATCGTCGTCTCGCACGACCGTTACTTCCTCTCGGGGCTAGTAGACCGCATCTTCTCCTTTAGCCATGGAGCCGTACGCGAGTGTATGGACGGCCTCGACGGCTATCTAGCCACCCTCCACGAAGAGCTCAACCAACAGCCCTCAACCAACAGCCAACAGCCAACGGCCAATCGCCAGCCCCAGCTCGACTACCAGCAGCAGAAAGAGCAGCAAAAGCGCTTGCGCACCCTACGCCGCACTGCCGAGAGTCTCGGTGAGCAGCTAGAGCAACTCAAGAAAAGCCTTGCTGAGCTAGAGCTGCAGATAGCTACGGCAGCCACCCCGCAGCTCATCGATCAGTACACCCAGGTCAACAAAGAGATCCAAGAGATCACTCCTCAGTGGGAGGAAGCCGAGTTTGCGCTCATGGAGTACGAGGAGGAGATCCAACAGTAG
- the ruvX gene encoding Holliday junction resolvase RuvX, with product MARILAIDYGTKRTGLAVTDPLQITPGALDTVPTHQLLNYLADYLGREEVETIVLGKPTQMDATPSATWQAIQALAKKLQHLYPQIRLEYVDERFTSVLAQQTIREAGIGKQRRRQDKGLVDRVSATIILQSYLESLRMLH from the coding sequence ATGGCTCGCATCCTCGCTATCGACTACGGCACCAAGCGCACGGGGCTGGCGGTGACCGATCCGCTACAGATCACTCCGGGGGCGCTCGACACAGTGCCCACGCATCAGCTCCTCAACTATCTGGCGGACTACCTGGGGCGTGAGGAGGTGGAGACGATCGTCCTCGGCAAGCCGACACAGATGGACGCAACGCCCTCGGCGACCTGGCAGGCGATACAAGCTTTGGCTAAAAAGTTGCAACATCTCTACCCTCAGATACGTCTGGAGTATGTGGACGAGCGCTTTACCTCTGTCTTGGCGCAGCAGACGATCCGCGAGGCGGGCATCGGCAAGCAGCGTCGCCGACAGGACAAAGGGTTGGTAGATCGTGTCAGTGCGACCATCATCTTACAAAGCTATCTGGAGAGCTTGCGTATGCTTCACTAA